Sequence from the Rhizobium sp. TH2 genome:
ATCCGCGAAATCCGCGGCTGGGCGCCGTCCACGCCCATCCCGCACGCGCCGAAGGAAGTGATCGGCGTGATGAACTTGCGCGGCACCGTGATCCCGATCATCGACCTCGCCTACAAGCTCGGCATGCCGTCGACCGCCGCCAACGAGCGCAGCGCCATCGTCGTCACCGAAGTCAAGAACATGATCATCGGCATGCTGGTCGATCGCGTCTCCGACATCCTGACGATCAAGGGTTCCGAAGTGCAGCCGGCGCCGGAAATCACCACATCCTTCGACAAGGGCTATACGGACGGCATCATCGCCCGCGAAGGCGGCATGATCTGCTTCCTCAACCTCGCCAAGATGTTCCAGGACCAGGAAGCGCTGGCGGCCTGATCCATCCGATTGAACGAAAAGCGCCGCGTCGGGAAATCCCGCGCGGCGCTTTTTCTATGGGCCAAATGGAAAGGCCGCCCTGAGGCGGCCATCCGTTTTCACCAATGAACCAAGCCCATTTACTCGGCCGGCTCTTCCACCGGCTCGACTGGTGCCTCGGTGGCCGGGGCCTCGCCACGCGGCTGGCGCGGGGTGCGGCGCGGACGGCCGGCATTGCTGCGGCGGCGGGTCCCGGTAGCGGGCTGTTCACCGGCCGCGGCTTCCTGCTCGATCTGCACTTCCGCCG
This genomic interval carries:
- a CDS encoding chemotaxis protein CheW, whose protein sequence is MTNPNSTAIFESDTLEIIAFRLHDQEFCVKTTTIREIRGWAPSTPIPHAPKEVIGVMNLRGTVIPIIDLAYKLGMPSTAANERSAIVVTEVKNMIIGMLVDRVSDILTIKGSEVQPAPEITTSFDKGYTDGIIAREGGMICFLNLAKMFQDQEALAA